A genomic region of Branchiostoma lanceolatum isolate klBraLanc5 chromosome 4, klBraLanc5.hap2, whole genome shotgun sequence contains the following coding sequences:
- the LOC136433330 gene encoding UDP-N-acetylglucosamine--dolichyl-phosphate N-acetylglucosaminephosphotransferase-like — MHYPLVINTCLSALGMLVTLKVIPGFGEVFMKAGFKGRDLNKVVQKEIPESAGMISGAMFLIIMFLFIPFPFLEYWVSVKPQTSHEFPHADFVEFLGALLSISCMIFLGFVDDALALKWRHKLWLPTIASLPLLMVYFTTFDLTTIIVPKPFRPILGLSIDLGLLYYVYMGMLAVFCTNAINILAGINGVETGQSLIIGLSITIFNLLELSGDFSEDHIFSLYFMIPFCAVSFALLYYNWYPSQVFVGDTFCYFAGMTFAVVGILSHFSKTMLLFFIPQILNFLYSCPQLFRLVPCPRHRLPRFDAKTGKLGMSYSRFKTSELNSIGALILQVCSIFHIADVRSGVGEDKQYTECNNLTLINFVLKVLGPTHERTLTIYLLTIQVLGSMAAFFIRYQLAKIFYDV, encoded by the exons ATGCACTACCCTCTGGTCATCAACACCTGCCTGTCCGCCCTGGGCATGCTGGTCACGCTCAAAGTCATCCCCGGGTTTGGAGAAGTCTTCATGAAGGCTGGCTTCAAGGGGAGAGATCTCAACAAGGTTGTTCAAAAGGAGAT CCCAGAGTCAGCAGGGATGATAAGTGGTGCCATGTTCCTGATCATCATGTTCCTGTTCATCCCCTTCCCGTTCCTGGAGTACTGGGTGTCAGTCAAGCCACAAACGAGCCATGAATTCCCACATGCAGAT TTTGTAGAGTTCCTGGGTGCACTCCTGTCCATCTCCTGTATGATCTTCCTGGGGTTTGTGGATGATGCTCTGGCCCTGAAGTGGCGACACAAGCTGTGGCTGCCTACCATTGCCTCCCTGCCCCTCCTCATGGTCTACTTCACTACATTTGACCTGACAACCATCATCGTTCCAAAGCCATTCAGGCCCATCTTAGGATTGTCGATAGATCTGG GCCTGCTGTACTATGTCTACATGGGCATGTTGGCTGTGTTCTGCACCAATGCCATAAATATCCTGGCTGGTATCAACGGTGTGGAGACTGGCCAGTCATTGATCATTGGGCTGTCAATCACCATTTTCAATCTACTGGAACTCTCAG gTGACTTCAGTGAAGACCACATCTTTTCCCTGTACTTCATGATTCCTTTTTGTGCTGTCTCCTTTGCACTTTTATACTACAACTG GTATCCATCCCAGGTGTTTGTTGGAGACACTTTTTGCTACTTTGCGGGGATGACATTTGCTGTGGTGGGCATCTTGTCTCACTTCAGCAAGACCATGCTTCTCTTCTTCATCCCTCAGATCCTCAACTTCCTCTACTCGTGTCCGCAGCTCTTCAGACTGGTCCCCTGTCCTCGGCACAGGCTCCCACG ATTTGATGCCAAGACAGGGAAGCTTGGAATGAGCTACTCCAGATTTAAAACCTCTGAGCTGAACAGCATCGGTGCACTGATCCTTCAGGTGTGCAGCATCTTCCACATAGCAGATGTCAGATCAGGGGTTGGAGAGGACAAGCAGTACACAGAATGCAACAACTTAACCCTCATCAACTTCGTGCTGAAGGTCCTTGGGCCGACTCATGAGAGGACACTAACCATCTACCTCCTCACTATCCAG